From the genome of Cryptococcus neoformans var. neoformans B-3501A chromosome 1, whole genome shotgun sequence, one region includes:
- a CDS encoding hypothetical protein (Match to ESTs gb|CF194128.1|CF194128, gb|CF191014.1|CF191014, gb|CF188284.1|CF188284; HMMPfam hit to Skp1, Skp1 family, dimerisation domain, score: 181.8, E(): 1.4e-51; HMMPfam hit to Skp1_POZ, Skp1 family, tetramerisation domain, score: 86.9, E(): 5.1e-23) codes for MAEKKQTVILTTSDDEQFTVEKIVAERSAMIKSMMEDLGDQEGQPIPLPNVSSSVLTKILEYCDHHKNDPLPTGDANDADDSRRKTSEIGDWDARWIQVDQEMLFEIILAANYLDIKPLLDVGCKTVANMIKGKTPEEIRKLFNITNDFTPEEEEQIRKENEWAEDR; via the exons ATggccgagaagaagcagacCGTTATCCTCACCACTTCTGACGATGAGCAATTCACCgttgagaagattgtcGCTGAACGATCCGCCATGATTAAATCTATGATGGAGG ACCTTGGTGACCAGGAGGGTCAGCCCATTCCGCTCCCCAacgtctcttcttccgtcctTACCAAGATCCTGGAGTACTGCGACCACCACAAGAACGACCCTCTCCCCACCGGTGACGCCAACGACGCTGATGACTCTAGAAGAAAGACTTCTGAGATTGGTGACTGGGATGCTCGATGGAT CCAAGTTGACCAAGAGATGCTCTTTGAGATCATCCTTGCTGCCAACTACCTCGACATCAAGCCTCTCCT CGATGTTGGCTGCAAGACCGTTGCCAACATGATCAAGGGTAAGACTCCTGAAGAGATCCGAAAGctcttcaacatcaccAACGA CTTCACTcctgaggaggaagagcagatACGAAAGGAGAACGAATGGGCTGAGGA
- a CDS encoding hypothetical protein (HMMPfam hit to Fungal_trans, Fungal specific transcription factor domain, score: 71.8, E(): 1.7e-18; HMMPfam hit to Zn_clus, Fungal Zn(2)-Cys(6) binuclear cluster domain, score: 40.4, E(): 5.1e-09): MFNQNVSTGQQAGSSGQSQPAGLRFPSVLSGQPSGMPTSDFPLQQASLQPLPSPPNSSHLQSASQTVPSSIPPGVSPSYTLSPSSMALASPGVNRSSNSTSDQAGPLKTKSSPEESSQPEKPTKKRKKKGSDADGDEKKKTRPKTGRACDACRSRKIRCDIQTDQSTGNKFGQTVCAHCRANGLECTFFLPITETRFKKKTIQPDINPDFRHSPAMVQKRISASHSPNYENMTGERERDGPGTGRIEGPTSISFLLHTSVPAIQSEAYDLRHHNSWEVLEDGNGFIRVNAPPTATGYADADPQDPTKAHNRLNKPVLSAQTMSLLVNTYFDEVAPILPIISRAEFASKSNPSPLMLYSICGLGATRRQFPKELFTGVRGVINGILRSNDILSDARIENVQALLLLAQVGDLHAQPSAPTASASLIRTGAAIKMAQDLGLHRELSHRTESTQDLMFIELRRRIWSACVIMDRWYGAALGIPLTVDILDCDVLLPASYEIIPDVEPSKWPIEISYMGLTEHLKLSILMGRVLKTVYSPTGLKNTTDIILGQLVSDLDQWFENIPEPLKFKGNSSSSVEGLLFMAFAAVQFLFWRVFMRLDYQCPPHLTFTLDISKWTQLVIWSRQALEWLDANDSMLDTVFIYPYAATSCALIQYHTWARRGDLEALETLKKVKGTAVRWERIAQPDQMSIRRKTCETMTLLYEAALKTNPAGKDKPRPSGNPTAGVRLRKEPARLIFVKDPSRPGGGFYVADSEKEKATSGLGNGDIMLASELTPRSQQGLTPNEREPSQSTNVQPFESPSLPQGAQNMGTRTQAQSVQQPFIQAHTDDLGHIIGVDEGVLQNNQNVNPELGPGELGQAMDFGYQVAHAAGDTTSVLDPSFLDSLPLSTFDWDSWSTYFDKFLPSASNSFETMQ; this comes from the exons ATGTTCAATCAAAATGTGTCAACAGGACAACAAGCAGGGTCTTCTGGCCAGTCCCAACCTGCAGGATTACGATTCCCGTCAGTACTAAGCGGGCAACCGTCCGGTATGCCAACTTCCGACTTCCCTCTCCAACAGGCCTCATTACAGCCTTTGCCTTCACCACCCAActcatctcatctccaatcAGCATCTCAAACTGTCCCATCCAGTATTCCTCCAGGAGTGAGCCCTTCATATACGCTGTCACCTTCCTCTATGGCACTCGCTTCCCCTGGGGTGAACAGGAGCAGCAATTCCACTTCTGATCAGGCGGGCCCTTTAAAAACGAAAAGCAGCCCAGAAGAATCGTCGCAACCGGAGAAGCCTaccaagaaaagaaagaagaagggcagtGACGCTGAtggagacgagaagaaaaagacaaggCCCAAGACTGGAAGAGCCTGCGATGCCTGT CGTTCAAGGAAAATCAGGTGTGATATTCAGACGGATCAATCAACAGGGAACAAGTTCGGCCAGACTGTATGTGCGCACTGCAGGGCCAACGGTCTAGAGTGtacattcttccttcccataACAGAAACCCgtttcaagaagaagactaTTCAGCCAG ATATAAATCCTGATTTTCGTCATTCACCAGCAATGGTTCAAAAGCGTATATCTGCTAGTCATAGTCCCAATTATGAGAATATGActggggaaagagaaagggacGGTCCAGGTACTGGCAGAATAGAAG GCCCCACATCTATATCCTTTCTACTTCATACCAGTGTCCCCGCCATTCAGTCGGAAGCCTACGATCTACGGCATCACAATTCTTGGGAAGTCTTAGAAGACGGTAATGGCTTTATCCGCGTCAACGCTCCTCCCACAGCTACAGGCTACGCCGATGCCGACCCGCAAGACCCTACAAAGGCCCACAACAGACTTAACAAACCTGTTCTCTCGGCGCAAACCATGTCACTTTTGGTCAATACGTACTTCGACGAAGTGGCACCGATATTACCTATCATCTCCCGAGCCGAATTTGCCTCAAAGTCAAATCCGAGCCCGCTAATGCTTTACTCGATCTGTGGATTGGGCGCTACGAGACGGCAATTTCCGAAAGAGCTCTTTACTGGGGTTAGGGGTGTGATCAATGGGATTTTGCGATCGAATGATATCTTGAGCGATGCACGGATTGAGAACGTCCAGGCATTGTTGCTGTTGGCTCAGGTCGGTGATTTACATGCTCAACCCTCGGCACCGACTGCCAGTGCATCGTTGATAAGAACTGGTGCTGCTATCAAAATG GCTCAAGACCTTGGTCTCCATCGAGAACTTTCCCACCGTACAGAATCTACACAAGATCTCATGTTTATCGAACTCCGACGTCGAATCTGGTCAGCATGCGTCATCATGGATAGATGGTACGGTGCTGCACTCGGTATCCCTTTGACTGTCGATATTCTTGACTGTGatgtccttcttcccgcATCATATGAGATTATTCCCGATGTTGAACCTTCCAAATGGCCTATAGAGATTAGCTATATGGGTCTCACGGAGCATCTTAAGTTGTCGATCTTGATGGGACGGGTATTGAAGACGGTGTATAGTCCGACGGGGTTAAAGAACACGACAGATATAATTTTGGGGCAGCTGGTATCGGATTTGGATCAGTGGTTTGAGAATATCCCAGAACCATTGAAATTCAAGGGCAATTCAAGTTCATCAGTTGAGG GATTACTCTTCATGGCCTTTGCCGCTGTCcaattcctcttctggCGGGTTTTTATGCGTCTCGACTACCAATGCCCTCCCCACCTCACTTTCACCCTAGATATAAGCAAATGGACCCAACTCGTCATTTGGTCCCGCCAAGCGCTCGAATGGCTGGACGCGAACGATTCTATGTTGGACACTGTATTCATCTATCCTTACGCCGCGACGAGTTGTGCGCTTATTCAGTATCATACGTGGGCGAGGAGAGGGGATCTGGAGGCGTTAGAaactttgaagaaggtgaagggaACGGCGGTGAGGTGGGAAAGGATTGCTCAGCCAG ATCAAATGAGTATCCGCCGAAAGACTTGCGAAACCATGACTCTTCTATACGAAGCTGCACTTAAAACTAACCCCGCTGGCAAAGACAAACCTCGACCCTCTGGTAACCCCACCGCCGGCGTCCGGCTCCGCAAAGAACCAGCCAGGCTCATATTCGTCAAAGACCCATCAAGGCCTGGCGGAGGTTTCTATGTTGCAGATagcgagaaggaaaaggcaaCGTCCGGATTGGGGAACGGCGATATCATGCTAGCTTCGGAGCTTACTCCCCGATCTCAACAGGGGCTTACTCCCAATGAAAGGGAACCTTCTCAGTCAACAAATGTTCAACCATTTGAGTCCCCATCACTACCGCAAGGCGCTCAAAACATGGGTACTCGAACCCAAGCCCAATCTGTCCAGCAGCCGTTCATACAGGCTCATACGGATGATCTGGGACATATAATCGGtgtggatgaaggtgtCCTGCAGAACAATCAGAATGTCAATCCGGAGCTTGGCCCGGGCGAGCTGGGTCAGGCAATGGACTTTGGATATCAG GTGGCCCATGCAGCCGGAGACACGACGAGTGTCCTCGACCCAAGTTTCTTGGATAGTCTCCCACTGAGCACGTTCGATTGGGATAGCTGGTCGACATACTTTGACAAGTTTTTGCCATCTGCGAGTAACAGTTTCGAGACTATGCAATAG
- a CDS encoding hypothetical protein (HMMPfam hit to 2-Hacid_dh, D-isomer specific 2-hydroxyacid dehydrogenase, catalytic domain, score: 54.3, E(): 3.3e-13; HMMPfam hit to 2-Hacid_dh_C, D-isomer specific 2-hydroxyacid dehydrogenase, NAD binding domain, score: 299.0, E(): 7.2e-87), protein MKLAVFSAKSYDKNFLDSAREKHYASLCEITYHTFPLCLETVPLAQGSDAVCVFVNDDLSAEVLRSLHAVGTRAILLRCAGYNNVDLLVAEELGFFVANVQSYSPEAVAEFAVALIQTLNRKTHRAYNRVREGNFNLEGFLGHTLYGKTVGIIGVGRIGMALARIMKGFGCRLLAFDPFGSEEFNKLGDFVDLETLLGQSDIVSLHCPLTEGTRHIMNDQTLSRMKKGVLLVNTSRGGLINTRAAIRALKTGQLGGLALDVYEEEGSLFYNDHSAEIIQDDTLMRLMTFHNVLVCGHQAFFTKEALDEIARMTLSNLKDFVEKKECKNSLVREGHLYVAKGKEPVRNL, encoded by the coding sequence ATGAAGCTGGCCGTTTTCAGTGCCAAATCCTACGACAAGAACTTTCTTGACTCTGCTCGAGAAAAACATTACGCATCTCTTTGCGAAATCACCTACCACACTTTCCCACTGTGCTTAGAAACTGTTCCTCTAGCACAAGGAAGCGATGCGGTTTGCGTCTTCGTCAACGACGACCTCAGTGCCGAAGTACTACGCTCCCTTCATGCCGTCGGTACCCGCGCGATCCTCCTCCGCTGCGCTGGCTACAACAATGTCGACCTCTTAGTAGCTGAAGAACTCGGTTTCTTCGTCGCCAATGTGCAATCTTACTCACCAGAAGCTGTTGCTGAGTTTGCTGTAGCGTTAATCCAAACTTTGAACCGTAAAACGCATCGGGCCTACAACCGTGTACGAGAAGGAAACTTCAATCTCGAAGGTTTCTTAGGCCATACGCTATATGGGAAGACGGTGGGAATAATAGGTGTGGGAAGGATTGGCATGGCGCTGGCTCGTATCATGAAAGGATTCGGGTGTCGACTACTTGCCTTTGACCCTTTCGGTAGTGAAGAATTCAACAAGCTCGGTGACTTTGTCGACCTCGAAACTCTCTTGGGGCAGAGCGATATCGTCAGTCTGCACTGTCCTTTGACTGAAGGGACGAGGCATATCATGAATGACCAAACCCTTTCTcgaatgaagaaaggggtCCTGCTCGTCAACACTTCCCGAGGGGGATTGATCAACACCAGAGCGGCCATCCGTGCTCTCAAAACGGGCCAGCTTGGCGGTTTGGCCCTAGATGTgtacgaagaagaaggatcaCTGTTTTACAACGATCATTCGGCCGAAATCATCCAAGATGATACCTTGATGAGGTTGATGACGTTTCATAATGTCCTGGTCTGTGGCCATCAAGCGTTCTTCACCAAGGAGGCATTGGACGAGATTGCTCGGATGACATTGAGTAATTTGAAGGACTTCgtggagaaaaaagagtGCAAGAATTCGTTGGTTCGAGAAGGCCATCTGTATGTCGCGAAAGGCAAGGAACCAGTGAGAAACTTATAA